One genomic window of Thioclava sp. GXIMD4216 includes the following:
- a CDS encoding polyprenyl synthetase family protein, with protein MFTDRLTNVQTAVQAALDAHVAQYPAGQLRDAMHYALQGGKRLRAFLVLEGAAIFDIPTEKAMPAACAVEALHAYSLVHDDMPCMDNDDLRRGMPTVHVQWDEATAALAGDALQTMAFELLTSPALGTAETRIRLVADLAQASGAEGMVYGQALDIAAETAPTPLTIEQIIELQEGKTGALIGFAAKAGAVLAEKDPAPFAAYAKALGLAFQIADDILDIEGNEDLTGKRLHKDAEAGKATFVSLLGLAGAKTRATELCDLAIAALAPYAQGADSLRDLARFTIARKH; from the coding sequence ATGTTCACCGACCGTCTGACAAATGTCCAAACCGCCGTGCAAGCGGCGCTTGACGCGCATGTGGCGCAATATCCGGCAGGCCAGCTGCGTGACGCGATGCATTACGCGCTGCAGGGCGGCAAGCGGCTGCGGGCGTTTCTGGTGCTGGAAGGGGCTGCCATTTTCGACATCCCGACCGAGAAAGCCATGCCTGCGGCCTGCGCGGTCGAGGCGCTGCACGCCTATAGCCTTGTCCATGACGACATGCCCTGCATGGATAACGACGACCTGCGCCGCGGCATGCCGACGGTGCATGTGCAATGGGACGAGGCCACCGCCGCTCTGGCAGGCGATGCGCTCCAGACAATGGCCTTCGAACTGCTGACCAGCCCTGCGCTTGGCACGGCAGAGACCCGTATCAGGCTGGTGGCCGATCTGGCGCAAGCATCTGGTGCGGAGGGCATGGTGTATGGTCAGGCGCTGGATATCGCCGCCGAGACCGCCCCGACCCCGCTGACCATCGAACAGATCATAGAGCTGCAGGAAGGCAAGACCGGCGCGCTGATCGGCTTTGCCGCGAAGGCCGGTGCCGTGCTTGCCGAAAAGGACCCTGCGCCTTTTGCTGCCTATGCCAAGGCTCTGGGCCTTGCTTTCCAGATTGCCGATGACATCTTGGATATCGAGGGCAATGAGGATCTGACCGGCAAGCGCCTGCATAAGGATGCCGAGGCCGGTAAAGCGACCTTTGTGTCGTTGCTGGGGCTTGCGGGCGCAAAGACCCGCGCCACAGAGCTTTGTGACCTCGCCATTGCCGCCCTTGCCCCCTATGCGCAAGGTGCCGATAGCCTACGCGATCTCGCGCGTTTCACCATCGCGCGCAAACACTGA
- the fghA gene encoding S-formylglutathione hydrolase: MRIISENRCFEGVQGVYAHDSKATGTEMTFGLFLPEEAEDGPVPLLWYLSGLTCTHENAMTKAGAQAWAAEHGVGLVFPDTSPRGEGVANDEAYDLGQGAGFYVNATQDPWAKHFRMWDYVAEELPALLLSEFAIDPDRQSITGHSMGGHGALTLAMRLPGRFRSVSAFAPIAQPTQSDWGRKQLGAYLGTDEAAWLDHDSTHLMTELGFDGPVLVDQGASDQFLELLRPEALAGAMMARRQEGTFRMQKGYDHSYFFVQSFMADHLAFHAEALWK; the protein is encoded by the coding sequence ATGCGCATTATTTCCGAAAACCGCTGCTTCGAGGGCGTGCAAGGCGTCTATGCGCATGACTCCAAGGCCACCGGCACCGAGATGACCTTTGGCCTGTTCCTGCCCGAAGAGGCCGAAGACGGCCCCGTGCCGCTTTTGTGGTATCTGTCGGGGCTGACCTGCACCCATGAGAACGCGATGACCAAAGCGGGCGCTCAGGCTTGGGCGGCGGAACATGGTGTGGGGCTGGTTTTCCCCGATACCTCGCCGCGTGGCGAAGGCGTTGCCAATGACGAGGCCTATGATCTGGGTCAGGGCGCGGGCTTTTACGTCAATGCCACGCAGGACCCTTGGGCCAAGCATTTCCGCATGTGGGACTATGTGGCAGAAGAGCTGCCTGCGCTCCTACTGTCGGAATTCGCCATCGACCCCGACCGTCAGTCGATTACCGGCCATTCGATGGGCGGGCATGGCGCGCTGACCCTAGCGATGCGCCTGCCGGGGCGGTTCCGGTCGGTCTCGGCCTTTGCACCCATCGCGCAGCCCACGCAAAGCGACTGGGGCCGCAAGCAGCTGGGCGCCTATCTGGGCACCGATGAGGCCGCGTGGCTTGACCACGACAGCACCCATCTGATGACCGAACTGGGCTTTGACGGGCCGGTTCTGGTGGATCAGGGCGCGTCTGACCAGTTCCTCGAACTGCTGCGCCCCGAAGCGCTGGCCGGGGCCATGATGGCGCGCCGCCAAGAGGGCACCTTCCGCATGCAGAAGGGCTATGACCATAGCTATTTCTTCGTGCAAAGCTTCATGGCCGACCATCTGGCCTTCCATGCCGAGGCTCTGTGGAAATGA
- the mbfA gene encoding iron exporter MbfA — protein sequence MFSFLGNRRRFSDLNEQEILALAISSEEDDARIYRQFAEHLRAEFPASAKVFDGMALEEDEHRRRLIETHQARFGQVIPLIRREHIAGFYSRKPVWMAETMSLDAMRGEAAAMEREAERFYTAAAGRATDATTRKLLGDLAAAEAGHEATAEHLVEEHLTPDARAEEDRAAHRQFVLTWVQPGLAGLMDGSVSTLAPIFATAFATQDPKTTLLVGLAASVGAGISMGFTEAAHDDGVISGRGSPLKRGLASGVMTALGGLGHALPYLIPDFWTATIIAMMVVFVELWAIAWIQNRYMETPFLRAVFQVVLGGALVFAAGVLIGGG from the coding sequence ATGTTTTCCTTCCTCGGTAACCGTCGCCGCTTTTCGGACCTGAACGAGCAGGAGATCCTCGCGCTGGCGATTTCGTCGGAAGAGGATGACGCCCGCATCTACCGTCAGTTTGCCGAGCATCTACGGGCGGAATTTCCCGCCTCGGCCAAGGTGTTCGACGGGATGGCACTGGAGGAAGACGAACACCGCCGCCGTTTGATTGAAACACATCAGGCGCGGTTCGGTCAGGTGATCCCGCTGATCCGGCGCGAACATATCGCGGGGTTCTATTCGCGCAAGCCGGTCTGGATGGCAGAAACCATGTCGCTGGACGCCATGCGCGGGGAAGCGGCAGCGATGGAACGCGAGGCCGAGCGTTTCTATACCGCTGCTGCCGGACGTGCCACCGATGCCACGACCCGTAAGCTGCTGGGCGATCTTGCCGCTGCCGAGGCGGGGCATGAAGCCACGGCCGAGCATCTTGTGGAAGAACATCTGACCCCCGACGCCCGTGCCGAGGAAGACCGCGCGGCGCATCGTCAATTCGTGCTGACCTGGGTGCAACCCGGTCTGGCGGGGCTGATGGACGGGTCGGTCTCGACTCTGGCGCCGATCTTTGCCACCGCTTTCGCCACGCAGGACCCGAAGACCACGCTGCTGGTCGGGCTTGCGGCTTCGGTCGGGGCGGGGATCTCGATGGGCTTCACCGAGGCCGCCCATGACGACGGGGTGATCTCGGGCCGTGGCTCGCCGCTCAAGCGCGGTCTGGCCTCGGGAGTGATGACGGCTTTGGGCGGGTTGGGCCATGCGCTGCCCTATCTGATCCCCGATTTCTGGACCGCAACCATCATCGCGATGATGGTGGTCTTTGTCGAACTCTGGGCGATTGCCTGGATCCAGAACCGCTATATGGAGACCCCCTTCCTGCGTGCGGTCTTCCAAGTGGTGCTGGGCGGCGCGCTGGTCTTTGCCGCAGGTGTGCTGATCGGCGGCGGCTAA
- a CDS encoding rhodanese-related sulfurtransferase, with amino-acid sequence MYIVAALYHFTRFDDLAAIRGPLLALAQAQGVKGTLLLAHEGINGTIAGPREGIDAVLAHVRALPGCADLDWKESTAEDEPFLRMKVKLKKEIVTMGQPDVDPTASVGNYCTPEEWNELIQAPDVVVIDTRNDYEVDIGTFKGAVDPKTKTFRDFPKWWEENRERFHNKRVAMFCTGGIRCEKSTNYLIGQGVEDVYHLKGGILKYLEEMPKENSLWEGDCFVFDGRVALTHGLEQGKHREVCHACRRPLAPEDRARPEFEQGVQCHHCVGEYSPEDRARFREREHQIQLAKARGERHIGREEASEV; translated from the coding sequence ATGTATATCGTAGCCGCACTCTATCACTTCACCCGATTCGATGATCTGGCCGCTATCCGTGGCCCGCTCTTGGCGCTGGCACAGGCGCAGGGCGTAAAGGGCACGCTTCTGCTGGCCCATGAGGGGATCAATGGCACCATCGCCGGCCCGCGCGAAGGGATCGATGCCGTGCTCGCCCATGTGCGCGCGCTTCCGGGCTGTGCCGATCTGGACTGGAAGGAAAGCACCGCCGAGGATGAACCCTTCCTGCGGATGAAGGTGAAGCTGAAGAAAGAGATCGTGACGATGGGCCAGCCGGACGTGGATCCGACGGCCTCGGTCGGCAATTACTGCACGCCGGAAGAGTGGAACGAACTCATTCAGGCGCCTGATGTTGTGGTGATCGATACGCGCAATGATTACGAGGTCGATATCGGCACCTTCAAAGGCGCGGTGGACCCCAAAACCAAGACCTTCCGCGATTTCCCGAAATGGTGGGAAGAGAACCGCGAGCGTTTCCACAACAAGCGCGTGGCGATGTTCTGTACCGGCGGTATCCGCTGCGAGAAATCGACCAACTATCTGATCGGGCAGGGTGTCGAGGATGTCTACCACCTGAAGGGCGGCATCCTGAAATATCTCGAAGAGATGCCCAAGGAAAACAGCCTCTGGGAAGGCGATTGCTTCGTGTTTGACGGGCGTGTGGCGCTGACCCACGGGCTGGAGCAGGGCAAGCACCGCGAGGTCTGCCATGCCTGCCGCCGCCCGCTTGCCCCCGAAGACCGCGCCCGCCCCGAATTCGAGCAAGGCGTGCAATGTCACCATTGCGTGGGCGAGTATTCTCCGGAAGACCGCGCCCGTTTCCGCGAGCGCGAGCACCAGATCCAGCTGGCGAAGGCCCGCGGCGAACGCCATATCGGTCGGGAAGAGGCCTCGGAGGTCTGA
- a CDS encoding exodeoxyribonuclease VII small subunit, translating into MTDVTRDVSAMSFEEAMKEFEQVVNQLDRGDVPLDQSIALYERGAALKERCATLLKTAEERVEKITLAADGTPAGTVPTEGL; encoded by the coding sequence ATGACCGACGTGACACGCGATGTTTCCGCAATGAGCTTCGAAGAAGCGATGAAGGAATTCGAGCAGGTCGTGAACCAGCTTGATCGGGGCGATGTGCCTCTTGACCAGTCGATTGCACTATACGAACGCGGTGCCGCGCTGAAAGAGCGCTGCGCCACCCTTCTCAAGACGGCGGAAGAGCGCGTCGAGAAAATCACGCTGGCCGCCGATGGCACCCCCGCTGGCACGGTGCCGACCGAAGGGCTGTAA
- a CDS encoding queuosine precursor transporter produces the protein MMKHFLPGVLAMAIIVVASNILVQFLLGDWLTWGAVTYPFAFLVTDLMNRFYGPRQARRVVLAGFVTGVLCSLIGSQIEGQFGPLVSVRVAIGSGSAFLLAQMVDVAIFDRLRSGSWWRAPLVSSLIGSCLDSTIFFSMAFATQLAFIWPADDVSWANETLPVLGVGPMAPLWVSLAIADSSLKFALSLIALLPFKAAVTKLSPKTA, from the coding sequence ATCATGAAACACTTCCTCCCTGGCGTTCTCGCTATGGCCATCATTGTCGTGGCCTCCAATATTCTGGTGCAGTTCCTGTTGGGCGACTGGCTCACTTGGGGCGCGGTCACCTATCCTTTCGCCTTTCTCGTCACCGATCTGATGAACCGCTTCTACGGCCCCCGACAGGCGCGCCGCGTCGTTCTGGCGGGGTTTGTCACCGGCGTCCTGTGCTCGCTGATCGGCAGCCAGATCGAAGGCCAGTTCGGCCCGCTCGTTTCGGTGCGCGTCGCCATCGGGTCGGGGTCGGCCTTCCTGCTGGCACAGATGGTGGATGTCGCCATTTTCGACCGGCTCCGCAGCGGCAGCTGGTGGCGCGCACCGCTTGTCTCCTCGCTGATCGGATCCTGTCTGGATTCCACGATTTTTTTCTCGATGGCCTTCGCGACCCAGCTCGCCTTCATCTGGCCTGCCGATGATGTCTCATGGGCCAATGAGACCCTGCCGGTTTTGGGCGTCGGACCGATGGCACCGCTTTGGGTTTCGCTTGCGATTGCAGATAGTTCGCTCAAGTTTGCCTTATCTTTGATCGCCTTGCTGCCTTTTAAGGCAGCTGTCACGAAACTATCACCCAAAACAGCATGA
- a CDS encoding HAD family phosphatase yields the protein MIKAVVFDIGNVLIEWQPERHFDTLMDTEDRKRLFAEVDLHAMNDAVDKGGNLPELCAALAERHPGWREQILRWNADWLQMASPAIPQSVRLLRALRSKGIPVFALSNFGIGTFAMAEEKYDFLQEFDRRYISGHMGVIKPDPTIYQMLEEDCGVAPEALLFADDRTDNITAAKARGWQTHLFTTPQGWADRLVAEGLLTPEEAR from the coding sequence ATGATCAAGGCCGTCGTATTCGATATCGGCAACGTGCTGATCGAATGGCAACCCGAGCGCCATTTCGATACCCTCATGGACACCGAAGACCGCAAGCGCCTCTTTGCCGAGGTCGATCTGCACGCGATGAATGATGCCGTCGACAAGGGCGGCAACCTTCCCGAGCTTTGCGCGGCACTGGCCGAGCGCCACCCCGGGTGGCGCGAGCAGATCCTGCGCTGGAACGCCGACTGGCTGCAGATGGCCAGCCCCGCGATCCCGCAGTCTGTCCGCCTGTTGCGAGCCCTGCGGTCCAAGGGCATCCCCGTCTTCGCTCTGTCGAATTTCGGCATCGGCACTTTCGCCATGGCGGAAGAGAAATACGACTTCCTGCAAGAGTTCGACCGCCGCTATATTTCGGGCCATATGGGGGTGATCAAACCCGATCCGACAATCTACCAGATGCTGGAAGAGGATTGTGGCGTGGCCCCCGAGGCGCTTCTCTTTGCCGATGACCGCACCGATAATATAACGGCGGCCAAGGCACGCGGCTGGCAAACCCATCTTTTTACCACACCTCAGGGATGGGCCGACAGGCTGGTGGCAGAAGGGCTTTTGACGCCAGAAGAGGCGCGCTAA
- the pncA gene encoding bifunctional nicotinamidase/pyrazinamidase, translating into MTTALIVIDMQNDFCPGGKLAVTAGDEIVTEINALMGEHDVTVLTQDWHPADHQSFASNHGADPYSVAHMPYGPQVLWPDHCVQGTQGAAFHPDLATDAADLVLRKGFRPAIDSYSAFFENDRTTPTGLHGYLQERDVTDLTFCGLALDFCVAWSALDAAKLGYGVRVRHSACRGIDLDGSQAAALGRMEAAGIRLT; encoded by the coding sequence ATGACCACAGCCCTGATCGTCATCGACATGCAGAACGACTTCTGTCCGGGCGGCAAACTTGCCGTTACTGCAGGCGACGAGATTGTCACAGAAATCAATGCACTGATGGGCGAGCATGACGTGACCGTACTGACGCAGGACTGGCATCCCGCCGACCACCAATCCTTTGCCTCGAACCACGGGGCCGATCCCTATTCGGTGGCGCACATGCCTTATGGTCCGCAGGTCCTGTGGCCGGATCATTGCGTGCAGGGCACGCAAGGCGCGGCGTTTCACCCCGATCTGGCCACGGATGCCGCCGATCTGGTGCTGCGCAAGGGCTTTCGCCCCGCGATCGACAGCTATTCGGCCTTTTTCGAGAATGACCGGACCACGCCCACCGGCCTGCATGGCTATCTGCAAGAGCGCGATGTGACGGATCTGACCTTCTGCGGGCTGGCCCTGGATTTCTGCGTCGCTTGGTCCGCGCTGGATGCGGCAAAGCTGGGCTATGGGGTCCGCGTCCGGCATTCGGCCTGCCGTGGCATCGATCTGGACGGTTCACAGGCGGCGGCGCTGGGCCGGATGGAGGCGGCGGGCATTCGGCTTACCTGA
- the dxs gene encoding 1-deoxy-D-xylulose-5-phosphate synthase has product MSDLPQNQASTTPVLDRVRLPADMKGLSDRELIQLAGELRRETVAAVSETGGHLGAGLGVVELTVALHAVFDAPRDKIIWDVGHQCYPHKILTGRRDRIRTLRMEDGLSGFTKRSESAYDPFGAGHSSTSISAAVGFSTARELGAETGDAIAVIGDGALTGGMAFEALNHGGHLKNRMFVVLNDNEMSIAPPVGALSTYLTRLYSESPLQDLKEVAKGAARAFLPEPFKEGAKRAKEMLKGMAMGGTLFEELGFTYIGPVDGHDLESLLPLLRTLKARARGPVLIHALTKKGKGYAPAESRPDGGHATAKFNLATGEQKKAPSNATSYTKVFAEALISEAERDEKIVGVTAAMPDGTGLKEFGAHFPRRMFDVGIAEQHAVTFSAGLAASGIKPFCAIYSTFLQRGYDQIVHDVAIQKLPVRFAIDRAGLVGADGATHAGAFDTAFLANLPDFVVMAAGDEADLVHMVATAAAIDDRPSAFRYPRGEGMGVDMPQQGVPLEIGKGRIIQEGAKLAILSYGARLSEVLKASEALRARGIVVTVADARFCKPLDKDMILQLVAEHEAILTIEEGAIGGFASHVQNFLMEKGVFDRGFRLRSMVLPDDFINHASPEKMYQVAGMNAAQIEAKVLEMMDISVAKRA; this is encoded by the coding sequence ATGAGCGACCTCCCGCAAAACCAAGCCTCGACCACGCCCGTTCTGGACCGTGTGCGCCTGCCTGCCGATATGAAGGGCCTCAGCGACCGCGAGCTGATCCAGCTGGCCGGAGAGCTGCGCCGTGAAACCGTTGCGGCCGTGTCGGAAACCGGCGGCCATCTGGGCGCGGGTCTGGGGGTGGTCGAACTGACCGTGGCGCTGCATGCGGTCTTTGACGCCCCGCGCGACAAGATCATCTGGGATGTGGGCCACCAGTGTTATCCGCATAAGATCCTGACCGGACGCCGCGACCGTATCCGCACCCTGCGGATGGAGGACGGTCTGTCGGGCTTTACCAAACGCTCGGAAAGCGCCTATGACCCCTTCGGCGCGGGCCATAGCTCGACCTCGATCTCGGCCGCTGTGGGCTTTTCCACCGCGCGGGAGCTGGGGGCCGAGACGGGCGATGCGATTGCGGTGATCGGTGATGGCGCCCTGACCGGAGGCATGGCCTTCGAGGCGCTCAACCACGGTGGCCATCTGAAAAACCGCATGTTTGTGGTGCTGAATGACAACGAGATGTCGATTGCGCCGCCTGTCGGGGCTTTGTCGACCTATCTGACGCGGCTGTATTCGGAATCGCCCCTGCAGGACCTCAAGGAGGTCGCCAAGGGTGCCGCCCGCGCCTTCCTGCCCGAGCCCTTCAAGGAAGGGGCGAAACGCGCCAAGGAGATGCTCAAGGGCATGGCCATGGGCGGGACGCTGTTTGAAGAGCTGGGCTTTACCTATATCGGCCCTGTGGACGGGCATGATCTGGAAAGCCTGCTGCCGCTCTTGCGCACGCTGAAGGCGCGTGCCCGTGGGCCGGTGCTGATCCATGCGCTGACCAAGAAGGGCAAGGGCTATGCGCCTGCCGAAAGCCGCCCCGATGGGGGCCATGCGACCGCGAAGTTCAACCTTGCGACCGGCGAGCAGAAGAAAGCACCGTCGAATGCGACCTCCTACACCAAGGTCTTTGCCGAGGCGCTGATTTCCGAGGCCGAGCGCGACGAGAAGATCGTCGGCGTCACAGCCGCCATGCCCGATGGCACGGGGCTGAAGGAATTCGGAGCGCATTTCCCGCGCCGGATGTTTGACGTGGGCATTGCCGAACAACATGCGGTGACTTTCTCGGCGGGGCTTGCGGCCTCGGGGATCAAGCCCTTCTGCGCGATCTATTCGACCTTCCTTCAGCGCGGCTATGACCAGATCGTGCATGATGTGGCGATCCAGAAGCTGCCGGTGCGTTTCGCGATTGACCGCGCGGGGCTGGTGGGGGCTGATGGCGCGACCCATGCTGGCGCCTTCGACACGGCCTTTCTGGCGAACCTGCCCGATTTCGTGGTGATGGCGGCGGGTGACGAGGCCGATCTGGTGCATATGGTAGCGACCGCTGCGGCGATTGACGACCGTCCCTCGGCCTTCCGCTATCCGCGTGGCGAAGGCATGGGCGTGGATATGCCCCAACAGGGCGTGCCCTTGGAGATCGGCAAAGGGCGCATCATTCAGGAGGGCGCGAAGCTGGCCATCCTCAGCTATGGCGCGCGCCTGTCGGAAGTACTGAAGGCCAGCGAGGCGCTGCGCGCGCGCGGCATCGTTGTGACCGTGGCCGATGCGCGCTTCTGCAAGCCTTTGGACAAGGATATGATCTTGCAGCTTGTGGCCGAGCATGAGGCTATTCTGACCATCGAGGAAGGCGCGATTGGCGGCTTTGCCAGCCATGTGCAGAACTTCCTGATGGAAAAAGGCGTGTTTGATCGCGGGTTCCGTCTGCGGTCGATGGTGCTGCCCGATGACTTCATCAACCATGCCTCGCCCGAGAAGATGTATCAGGTGGCGGGTATGAATGCCGCGCAGATCGAGGCGAAGGTCTTGGAGATGATGGATATTTCCGTGGCCAAGCGGGCCTGA
- a CDS encoding AEC family transporter: MFAIFLQLLPFFALIGLGWSAGRIGFFPPAATAYLTKFIFFFPLSAMLFDFTSGLEIGHVFQARFMGAYLAGSLCIWLMAFAVAKLRGEATDMSTIEAQTAMIGNTGFLGVPMLAAVLGPEAVPAIIMVLCVDLIVFSVLFTVVISAARTGRVALWPLALGVVKNPMVVSMAAGLIWSASGLPIPEWLSQTVTMLGAAATPGALFAIGASLAALTLNRLGPASWLSVCKLALHPCIIALSAFFVFGVDRFDAGVMVATASLPVAGNVYMLAQNYNIGAPRVSAAIFVSTAASILTLPVILHWVQ, from the coding sequence ATGTTCGCGATATTCCTGCAGCTGCTTCCGTTTTTCGCCCTGATCGGGCTTGGCTGGTCTGCCGGACGCATCGGTTTTTTCCCGCCCGCTGCAACGGCCTATCTGACGAAATTCATCTTCTTCTTCCCGCTGTCGGCGATGCTGTTCGACTTCACCTCGGGGCTGGAGATCGGCCATGTGTTTCAGGCCCGCTTCATGGGTGCCTATCTTGCGGGATCGCTTTGTATCTGGCTGATGGCTTTCGCGGTGGCAAAGCTGCGCGGCGAGGCCACCGATATGTCCACCATCGAGGCGCAGACCGCGATGATCGGCAATACCGGCTTTCTGGGGGTGCCGATGCTGGCCGCCGTGCTGGGGCCGGAGGCGGTGCCGGCCATCATCATGGTGCTCTGCGTCGATCTGATCGTATTCTCGGTGCTGTTTACCGTGGTGATCAGCGCGGCCCGCACGGGGCGGGTCGCTCTTTGGCCCCTTGCCTTGGGCGTGGTGAAAAACCCGATGGTGGTGTCGATGGCGGCGGGGCTTATCTGGTCGGCTTCCGGCCTGCCGATCCCCGAGTGGCTGTCCCAGACCGTGACCATGCTGGGCGCCGCCGCCACCCCAGGTGCGCTTTTCGCCATAGGGGCCAGCCTTGCCGCGCTGACGCTGAACCGGCTTGGCCCTGCGTCGTGGCTGTCGGTCTGCAAGCTGGCGCTACATCCCTGCATCATCGCGCTTTCGGCGTTTTTCGTCTTTGGCGTGGACCGTTTCGATGCGGGGGTGATGGTGGCCACCGCCTCCTTGCCTGTCGCGGGAAATGTCTACATGCTGGCGCAAAACTATAACATCGGCGCGCCGCGGGTCTCTGCTGCCATCTTCGTGTCAACGGCCGCCAGTATTCTAACGCTGCCAGTCATTCTGCACTGGGTCCAATAA
- the pncB gene encoding nicotinate phosphoribosyltransferase: MVDIATRVYNHKWKIDPIIRSLIDTDFYKLLMCQSIFRNSPDTVVRFSLINRSKDIKLAELIDENVLRMQLDYARSLKLSRGESTWLRGNMFYGKRQMFRPDFMEWFDNYQLPEYDLQVKDGQYELTFEGRWHEVMLWEIPALAILMELRSRAIVNQMRRFELQVLYARAMTRIWEKINALKDLEGLKIADFGTRRRHSHLWQDWCVQAMLEGLGDSAAGGAFTGTSNCLIAMRRDIEAVGTNAHELPMVYAALADTDEALKQAPYKVLADWHEEHDGNLRIILPDTYGTEGFLRDAPSWLAGWTGIRIDSGDPAPLAEAAIRWWESKGEDPRKKLVIFSDGLDVEEIRKLHGQFHGRVKCSFGWGTLLTNDFRGFVPDDGLAPFSLVCKAISANGKPTVKLSDNPNKAMGPLSEIDRYRRVFGIGQQIARDVIV, translated from the coding sequence ATGGTCGATATCGCGACGCGCGTTTATAACCACAAGTGGAAGATCGACCCGATCATCCGCTCCCTGATCGACACCGATTTCTACAAGCTGCTGATGTGCCAGTCGATCTTCCGCAACAGCCCCGATACGGTGGTGCGGTTCTCGCTGATCAACCGCTCGAAAGACATCAAGCTGGCCGAGCTGATCGACGAGAATGTCCTGCGCATGCAACTGGATTACGCCCGCTCGCTGAAACTGTCGCGCGGGGAAAGCACATGGCTGCGCGGCAATATGTTCTATGGCAAGCGCCAGATGTTCCGCCCCGACTTCATGGAGTGGTTCGACAACTACCAGCTGCCGGAATATGACCTACAGGTCAAAGACGGCCAGTACGAGCTGACCTTCGAAGGCCGCTGGCATGAGGTCATGCTTTGGGAAATTCCCGCGCTGGCAATCCTGATGGAGCTGCGCTCGCGCGCGATTGTCAACCAGATGCGCCGTTTCGAGCTGCAGGTGCTCTATGCCCGCGCGATGACCCGCATCTGGGAAAAGATCAATGCGCTCAAGGATCTCGAAGGGCTGAAAATCGCGGATTTCGGCACGCGCCGCCGCCATAGCCATCTTTGGCAGGACTGGTGCGTGCAGGCGATGCTGGAAGGTCTGGGCGACAGTGCGGCGGGCGGGGCCTTTACCGGCACCTCGAACTGCCTGATCGCCATGCGCCGCGACATCGAGGCGGTGGGCACCAATGCCCATGAACTGCCGATGGTCTATGCCGCCTTGGCCGATACCGACGAAGCGCTCAAGCAGGCCCCGTACAAGGTGCTTGCGGACTGGCACGAAGAGCATGACGGCAACCTGCGCATCATCCTGCCCGACACTTACGGCACCGAAGGCTTCCTGCGCGATGCACCAAGCTGGCTGGCAGGCTGGACCGGCATCCGTATCGATAGCGGCGATCCGGCCCCTCTGGCCGAGGCCGCGATCCGCTGGTGGGAGTCGAAAGGGGAAGACCCGCGCAAGAAGCTGGTGATCTTCTCTGACGGGCTGGATGTCGAGGAGATCCGCAAACTGCATGGCCAGTTCCACGGGCGGGTCAAATGCAGCTTTGGCTGGGGCACGCTGCTGACCAATGACTTCCGCGGCTTCGTGCCGGATGACGGGCTGGCTCCGTTCAGCCTTGTCTGCAAGGCGATCTCGGCCAATGGCAAACCGACCGTGAAACTGTCGGACAATCCCAATAAGGCGATGGGCCCGCTCTCCGAGATCGACCGCTACCGCCGCGTGTTCGGCATCGGCCAGCAAATCGCGCGCGATGTGATTGTCTGA